Sequence from the Nitrincola iocasae genome:
TACTGTCCGAGCCAGTTTTGGTAGTCATCCAGGTCACCATCAAACTCCTTAACCTGACCTTCTGCAACCAGTAGGAAGGAATCCACCGTATTGCGCAATAGATGACGGTCGTGGGACACCAAAATCAAGCTGCCCTCAAAGGTTTGCAAAGCCAGTGTTAATGCATGGCAGACTTCAAGGTCAAGGTGGTTTGTAGGCTCATCCATAAGTAACAGATTAGGGCGTTGCCAGCCGATCAATGCCAAAGCAACACGCGCCTTTTCACCTCCGGAGAAACGTGATACCGGTTCCAGCGCCTTGTCACCAACAAAGTCAAAACTGCCGAGAAAATCTCGAATTGACTGATCTGTAGCCTTGGGCGATAAACGCTGAATATGTAAAAAGGGTGAGGCGTTAGGATCCAGAGCTTCCAGTTGGTGCTGGGCAAAATAGCCGATCTTTAGGTGTTCTCCACCAACCAGCTGTCCGGAGATGGGTAGCAGACTGCCGGTCAGGGTTTTGATCAGGGTTGATTTACCGGCCCCATTTGGCCCCAGTAAGCCGATACGCTCCCCGGGTGTCAGTGATAGCGACAGTTTTTGCAGCACGGGCTGGCCAGCATAGCCCATGACTACATCCTGAAGTGACAATAGTGGTGATGAGGTTTTTTCGCTGTTTTTGAACGCAAAGGTGAACGGGCTATCGATATGCGCTGGCGAAAGCTGCTCCATGCGTTCCAGTTCTTTCAGGCGGCTTTGTGCCTGTTTGGCTTTAGTGGCTTTAGCACGAAAGCGGCGTACAAAATTTTCAATTTGGCCGATGCGTTCCTGCTGTTTTTCAAAAGCGGCCTGTTGCTGTGATAAACGTTCTGATTTTGCACGCTCAAAGGCGGTGTAATTGCCTTTGTACAGGGTAAGTTGTTGTGCCGACATGTGCACGGTATGAGCGATTACATTGTCGAAAAAGTCACGGTCATGTGAAATCAGCAATAGCGTGCCTTGGTAGCTGTTTAGCCACTGTTCCAGCCAAAGCGTAGCATCCAGATCCAAATGGTTGGTCGGCTCATCCAGCAGCAGGATATCAGAACGGCACATCAGTGCTCGGGCCAGGTTCAGGCGGATTCGCCAGCCACCGGAAAAAGAAGAGACTGACTTATTTGCATCATCGGGTTTGAATCCCAGGCCATTAAGCAGTTGGTGAGCCCTCGCTTCGGCGCGATAGCCGTCAATACTGTCAAGCTCAGCGTGGAGCTCGCCAGCACGGCTCGGGTTGTGACCCGCTTCAGCTTGTTGCAGCTGTTGTTGAATATGGCGCAGTTGCTGATCGCCGTCCAGCAGAAAATCCAGAGCCCGACGGTCGCTCGCAGCGACCTCCTGTGCCATGTGTGACACAGTCGCGGACGGCGGGATTTTCAGGTCACCGGTATCGGCTTGCAACTGCCCAAGCAGAAGTTGGAACAGGCTGGATTTACCCACACCGTTGCTGCCGATAATACCGACCTTCCAGCCATGATGCAGGGTCAGGTTGGCGTGATCGAGGAGCCGCGTTGTGCCGCGTTGTATGCTAAGGTTAGTCATCTGAATCATGGCGGGATTTTAGCATAAAATGCAGTTGGACAATCCACTCTGGCGTTATGCGCTTAAGGTTTATTCACACTCTTCTGTTGAACAGTCCTGTCTGGCTGCGCAGGAAGTGGGTTTACACGTAAATACACTATTGTTGTGCTGCTGGCTGGCAACAAAGGGTGAATATTTTCATCCTGAGCGTTACTCCAGTGCCTATTCGCTATGGCGTGAACCTGTGCTAAGCCCATTACGTCAGGTGCGTTATCAGGTTAGACAGATGTGTAAGACATACCCGGAGCTACAGTCCTGTTATCAGCAGCTAAAGTTGAGTGAACTTGCGGCTGAACAGGTTGATATCGCCTTGTTATGGCAGCTATATCTGGCAAAATCTTCACCGGTAGTCTCTGGCGCTTCAGCCGATATCTTGCCTGATGACGTTGCGCGGATAAATATAGCCAGCTATCTGAAAAC
This genomic interval carries:
- a CDS encoding ATP-binding cassette domain-containing protein; its protein translation is MIQMTNLSIQRGTTRLLDHANLTLHHGWKVGIIGSNGVGKSSLFQLLLGQLQADTGDLKIPPSATVSHMAQEVAASDRRALDFLLDGDQQLRHIQQQLQQAEAGHNPSRAGELHAELDSIDGYRAEARAHQLLNGLGFKPDDANKSVSSFSGGWRIRLNLARALMCRSDILLLDEPTNHLDLDATLWLEQWLNSYQGTLLLISHDRDFFDNVIAHTVHMSAQQLTLYKGNYTAFERAKSERLSQQQAAFEKQQERIGQIENFVRRFRAKATKAKQAQSRLKELERMEQLSPAHIDSPFTFAFKNSEKTSSPLLSLQDVVMGYAGQPVLQKLSLSLTPGERIGLLGPNGAGKSTLIKTLTGSLLPISGQLVGGEHLKIGYFAQHQLEALDPNASPFLHIQRLSPKATDQSIRDFLGSFDFVGDKALEPVSRFSGGEKARVALALIGWQRPNLLLMDEPTNHLDLEVCHALTLALQTFEGSLILVSHDRHLLRNTVDSFLLVAEGQVKEFDGDLDDYQNWLGQYRRQQNNDNSPARPADSRSLSANERKEIKRLQAEQRAALRPLRKQTETLEQEVARLSKELSSTEALLADADIYTAERKDELKSLLQRQTDLKQTLETRELHWLELLEELEEKEAELEVE
- a CDS encoding TIGR02444 family protein codes for the protein MQLDNPLWRYALKVYSHSSVEQSCLAAQEVGLHVNTLLLCCWLATKGEYFHPERYSSAYSLWREPVLSPLRQVRYQVRQMCKTYPELQSCYQQLKLSELAAEQVDIALLWQLYLAKSSPVVSGASADILPDDVARINIASYLKTVGMDSTTAVTCCNKLVDALVLVN